GCACCACCGGCTACCCTCAAATGCTGCTGCGGGTGGGCTGGGCACCGATCAATGCCGATCCGTTGCCGGCGACACCGCGACGCAGACTTTCCCGCGTCGTCGAGTGGCCCCCCGAGCTATTGGAGCAACGGCGCTGACCATCGCAGCAGTGTTCCACCCGTGGTGGGCGTCGTCTCGATGGTGAAGTCACCGCCGGCCTCTGCCGCACGCCGCCGCAGATTCGTCAATCCGCTACTGGTCAACTCGTCGGGCATGCCCCGCCCGTTGTCACTCACCTCGATGCACAAGTCGTCGTCGACCCTGACCCGCACCGTCAACGCGGTGGCCTCGGCGTGGCGGACGACATTGCTGACCGCCTCCCGCACCACCGCCTCGGCATGATCGGCCAGCGTGCTGCCGACCACCGACAACGGCCCGACGAATTGAGTGGTGGTACGTAACCCCGGGCCGCTGAATTGAGCTATTGCGTCGTCGATCCGTTGCCGGAGCCGAGTCTTGCCTTGCGACGCCCCGTGCAGATCGAAGATGGAGGTCCGGATCTCCTGGATGACGCCCTGCAGATCGTCGACGGCCTCCGAAAGTCGTTGCCGCACCTCGGGATCGCGCGCTCGCGGCACCGTACCTTGCAACGCCAGGCCGACCGCGAAAAGCCGCTGTATCACGTGGTCGTGGAGATCACGCGCAATGCGGTCCCGGTCGGTGAGCACGTCGAGTTCTCGCATCCGTCGCTGCGAGGTGGCCAATTGCCAGGCCAGCGCGGCCTGGTCGGCGAAAGCGGCCATCATCTCGAGTTGTTCGTCGGTGAACGTGCCCGGACCGTCCTGGCGCAGGACGACGACGACACCGGCGACGGTGTCGGCGGCCCGCAGCGGGAGCAGTAGCGCCGGACCCGCGTCGCCCACACCGTCCAGCTCGATCCGATCGACCCGGTGCGGAGTGCGATTGACGAAGGCGTCCCCGAGGGCTGTGCCCCCCACCGGAATGGTTCGCCCCGCGGTGGAAGCCACCGCGCTGCCTACCGTTTCAATCACCAGCAGCTCGCCCACGTCAGCGGACGGCATGTTCTCGTCGACGGGGATGGCCACCAGGGCCGCATCAGCCGCGGTCAGTTTGAGTGCCTCCTCGGCGACAAGCGGGAACACCGTCGTGGGTTCCGTGCCGGAGAGCAATTCGGTGGCGATGTCGCGGGTAGACGCGATCCACGCCTGGCGCGCCTTGGCCTGCTGGTAAAGCCGCGCATTGGCGATGGCGATGCCTGCGGCCGCGGCTAGTGCCTGGACCAGCACCTCGTCGTCATCGCTGAACGGTTGCCCATTGGTCTTGTCGGTGAGGTACAAAGTGCCGAACGATTCGTCGCGCACCCGAACCGGCACCCCGAGGAAGGTTCGCATCGGCGGGTGGTGTGCCGGAAAGCCGACGGAGGCGGGATGCCGCGAAATATCGTCTAGTCGCAGGGGTTTGGGATCGTCGATGAGCAACCCGATGACACCGAGACCTTGGGGAAAGTGGCCGATACGCCGGACGGTGTCCTCGTCGATACCCTCGTAGACGAACTGCACCACGCGGTTATCCCGGTCGTGCACCTCCAGGGCCCCGTACCTGGCGTCAACGAGATTGGTCGCCGAGTGCACGATCGACCGCAGGGTGGCGTCCAGGTCCAACCCGGACGTGACCACCAACATGGCCTCCACCAGCCCGTCGAGGCGATCGCGGCCCTCGACGATCTGCTCGACGCGGTCCTGCACCTCGACCAGGAGTTCGCGCAGGCGTAGTTGCGACAGGGTGTGCCGCAATGGCCGCATAGCCTCGTCACCCGCGCCCGCAATGGCTTCGCCCGCGTAGTTCGGCCCGTTATCCATTGCCGGCAGACCGCGCACGCTTGAGTTCGGTTACGAATACGGCGGCTTGCGTTCGGCGCTCCATGCCCAGCTTGGCCAGCAGGCGGGATACGTAGTTCTTGACCGTCTTTTCGGCCAGGAACATCCGGTCGGCGATCTGCTTGTTGGTCAGGCCCTCGCTCAGCAATCCCAGCAGCGTCCGTTCCTGGTCGGTAAGGCCCGACA
This is a stretch of genomic DNA from Mycobacterium lacus. It encodes these proteins:
- the dosS gene encoding hypoxia sensor histidine kinase DosS/DevS; protein product: MDNGPNYAGEAIAGAGDEAMRPLRHTLSQLRLRELLVEVQDRVEQIVEGRDRLDGLVEAMLVVTSGLDLDATLRSIVHSATNLVDARYGALEVHDRDNRVVQFVYEGIDEDTVRRIGHFPQGLGVIGLLIDDPKPLRLDDISRHPASVGFPAHHPPMRTFLGVPVRVRDESFGTLYLTDKTNGQPFSDDDEVLVQALAAAAGIAIANARLYQQAKARQAWIASTRDIATELLSGTEPTTVFPLVAEEALKLTAADAALVAIPVDENMPSADVGELLVIETVGSAVASTAGRTIPVGGTALGDAFVNRTPHRVDRIELDGVGDAGPALLLPLRAADTVAGVVVVLRQDGPGTFTDEQLEMMAAFADQAALAWQLATSQRRMRELDVLTDRDRIARDLHDHVIQRLFAVGLALQGTVPRARDPEVRQRLSEAVDDLQGVIQEIRTSIFDLHGASQGKTRLRQRIDDAIAQFSGPGLRTTTQFVGPLSVVGSTLADHAEAVVREAVSNVVRHAEATALTVRVRVDDDLCIEVSDNGRGMPDELTSSGLTNLRRRAAEAGGDFTIETTPTTGGTLLRWSAPLLQ